In Psychrobacter ciconiae, the following are encoded in one genomic region:
- the tuf gene encoding elongation factor Tu, which yields MAKAKFERNKPHVNVGTIGHVDHGKTTLTAAIATVAAKSSGGEAKDYAAIDSAPEEKARGITINTSHIEYDTPERHYAHVDCPGHADYVKNMITGAAQMDGAILVVSATDGPMPQTREHILLSRQVGVPYIIVFMNKCDMVDDEELLELVEMEVRELLNDYDFPGDDTPIIKGSALEALNGKDGKYGESAVQELLNTLDTYIPEPERDIDKPFLMPIEDVFSISGRGTVVTGRVESGIVKVGDEIEIVGIRDTQKTTCTGVEMFRKLLDEGRAGENCGVLLRGTKREDVQRGQVLAKPGSITPHTKFDAEVYVLSKEEGGRHTPFLNGYRPQFYFRTTDVTGAIQLQDGTEMVMPGDNVEMGVELIHPIAMDKGLRFAIREGGRTVGAGVVANVKN from the coding sequence ATGGCAAAGGCCAAGTTTGAACGCAACAAGCCTCACGTCAACGTCGGCACCATCGGACACGTTGACCATGGCAAAACCACATTGACTGCTGCAATTGCAACCGTTGCTGCAAAATCATCAGGCGGCGAAGCCAAAGACTACGCGGCAATCGACAGCGCCCCTGAAGAAAAAGCGCGTGGCATCACGATTAACACCAGCCACATTGAGTATGACACGCCAGAGCGTCACTATGCTCACGTTGACTGCCCAGGTCACGCCGACTATGTTAAAAACATGATCACAGGTGCTGCTCAAATGGACGGCGCAATTCTTGTGGTATCTGCCACTGATGGTCCAATGCCACAAACTCGCGAGCACATCCTATTGTCTCGTCAGGTTGGCGTACCATACATCATCGTCTTCATGAACAAATGCGACATGGTTGACGACGAAGAATTGCTTGAGCTGGTTGAAATGGAAGTTCGCGAACTTCTTAACGACTACGACTTCCCAGGCGACGACACCCCGATCATCAAAGGTTCAGCGCTTGAAGCCCTAAACGGCAAAGATGGCAAATACGGTGAATCAGCCGTTCAAGAACTATTGAACACGCTTGACACCTACATCCCAGAGCCTGAGCGTGACATCGACAAGCCATTCTTGATGCCGATTGAAGACGTATTCTCAATCTCAGGTCGCGGTACCGTTGTGACCGGTCGTGTTGAATCTGGCATCGTAAAAGTTGGCGACGAAATTGAAATCGTTGGTATCCGTGACACTCAAAAAACTACCTGTACTGGTGTTGAGATGTTCCGTAAGCTTCTTGACGAAGGTCGCGCTGGTGAAAACTGTGGCGTTCTACTTCGTGGTACCAAGCGTGAAGACGTTCAACGTGGTCAAGTTCTTGCTAAGCCTGGCTCAATCACTCCGCACACCAAGTTTGACGCTGAAGTTTACGTATTGTCAAAAGAAGAAGGTGGTCGTCACACCCCATTCTTGAATGGCTACCGTCCACAGTTCTACTTCCGTACCACGGACGTGACTGGTGCTATCCAATTGCAAGACGGCACTGAAATGGTTATGCCAGGCGATAACGTTGAGATGGGCGTAGAGCTTATCCACCCAATCGCCATGGACAAAGGTCTTCGCTTTGCGATCCGTGAAGGCGGTCGTACCGTAGGCGCCGGCGTTGTTGCTAACGTGAAAAACTAA
- a CDS encoding anthranilate synthase component I family protein, with the protein MMTFDDYQGFKARGFSHAPLIKKRLMDAQTPVSVFSKVRDLSGSAYLFESVVGGERWARYSMIGLGSDLILQFSDGQMTVKKDCDIEVNAVDDPFAFIRNLMAQYKMPTAEDLPTLPSFSGGLVGYFGYDLVRVIEPSVGESFAPNPMTLPDMWLMLSMSVIVFDNLENTLSIIVYADCHAEDGYAAAIRELEKIEDKLAEMPDLSAPIMPTPKFVSQTGKQKYCDDVNKIKDYILAGDVMQVVPAQRLTADYSGDSLAVYRALRFLNPSPYLFLVHGYTLNDHKRFDIIGASPEILSRIEDGKVTVRPLAGTRKRGQDEAEDIALEKELLGDTKEIAEHVMLIDLGRNDIGRVCKFGSVKVTEKMFIERYSQVMHIASNVEGEILPDKDALDVFCATFPAGTLSGAPKIRAMQIIDEVEPVRRTVFGGSVGYLGWHGNMDTAIAIRTAVMRRGKIHIQAGAGVVADSVPESEWDETNKKALALVKAVKMACDGLRIR; encoded by the coding sequence ATGATGACTTTTGATGACTATCAAGGCTTCAAAGCCCGCGGCTTTAGCCATGCACCATTGATAAAAAAGCGCCTGATGGACGCGCAAACGCCCGTTTCGGTATTTTCCAAAGTCCGTGATTTAAGCGGTTCTGCGTATTTGTTTGAGTCGGTTGTCGGCGGCGAGCGTTGGGCGCGCTATTCGATGATTGGGCTTGGTAGCGACTTGATTTTACAGTTTAGCGACGGTCAAATGACGGTTAAAAAAGACTGCGATATTGAAGTTAATGCTGTTGACGACCCGTTTGCTTTTATCCGCAACTTAATGGCGCAATACAAAATGCCAACGGCTGAGGATTTGCCGACCTTGCCAAGCTTTAGCGGCGGCTTGGTTGGCTATTTTGGCTATGATTTGGTACGCGTGATTGAACCAAGCGTTGGTGAGTCCTTTGCGCCAAACCCGATGACCTTGCCGGATATGTGGCTGATGCTCTCGATGAGCGTGATTGTTTTTGACAATTTAGAAAACACGCTATCGATTATCGTTTATGCTGATTGTCATGCTGAAGATGGTTACGCCGCCGCCATTCGCGAGCTTGAAAAAATCGAAGATAAGCTTGCCGAAATGCCCGATTTAAGCGCGCCCATCATGCCTACGCCCAAGTTTGTCTCACAAACGGGCAAGCAAAAATACTGCGATGACGTCAATAAAATCAAAGATTACATCTTGGCAGGCGACGTCATGCAAGTCGTTCCGGCACAACGGCTTACTGCCGACTACTCAGGTGACTCCCTAGCCGTTTATCGCGCGCTGCGGTTTTTAAACCCCTCGCCATACCTATTTTTGGTTCATGGCTATACGCTCAATGACCACAAACGCTTTGACATCATTGGCGCATCCCCTGAGATTTTATCGCGGATTGAAGACGGCAAAGTCACCGTTCGCCCCCTAGCCGGAACACGAAAACGCGGTCAAGATGAGGCTGAAGATATTGCCCTTGAAAAAGAACTGCTTGGCGATACCAAAGAGATCGCCGAGCACGTTATGCTTATCGACCTAGGTCGCAATGACATTGGTCGCGTTTGTAAATTTGGCAGCGTCAAAGTCACCGAAAAGATGTTTATTGAGCGCTACTCGCAAGTCATGCACATCGCCTCAAACGTCGAGGGCGAAATACTGCCCGACAAAGACGCTTTGGACGTATTTTGTGCCACGTTCCCCGCAGGAACGCTCTCAGGAGCGCCTAAAATCCGCGCCATGCAAATCATTGACGAGGTTGAGCCGGTGCGCCGAACCGTCTTTGGGGGTTCAGTGGGCTATTTAGGTTGGCATGGCAACATGGATACCGCTATTGCCATCCGTACCGCCGTCATGCGCCGTGGCAAAATCCATATCCAAGCGGGAGCCGGCGTCGTTGCGGACTCCGTTCCTGAATCAGAATGGGATGAAACCAACAAAAAAGCCCTAGCTTTAGTCAAAGCGGTAAAAATGGCTTGCGATGGCTTGCGAATCCGTTAA
- a CDS encoding peptide chain release factor 3 → MSADSKPSASKLAREVARRRTFAIISHPDAGKTTMTEKLLLWGQAILVAGEVKGGKNDRHATSDWMSIEQERGISITTSVMQFPYKEHMVNLLDTPGHADFSEDTYRTLTAVDSALMMVDGAKGVEERTIKLMEVCRMRDTPIISFVNKLDRQIRDPLELLDEIETVLKIKCIPLTWPIGMGQDFVGVYHLTENKTYFYEKGHGSEMTVSETRDGYDYPDVRERLGALMFAAFEESLELVQMALEDFDIDAFLKGEMTPVLFGTALGNFGVNMVLDTLIKYAPPPKAHATTEREVLASEPNFTGFVFKIQANMDPRHRDRIAFLRVCSGKYEKGMKMKHVRLQKDVRIADALTFLAGDREALEEAYPGDIIGLHNHGTISIGDSFTDGEELNFIGIPHFAPELFRRVVLKDPLKSKALQKGLQQLSEEGATQVFMPQINNDLILGAVGVLQFEVVAHRLKEEYKVQCIFEPVSIATVRWIHCDDEVALAKFKRKAHDQLSIDGGGYLTYLAPSRVNLQLMQERYPEVTFSNTREH, encoded by the coding sequence ATGAGCGCAGATTCCAAACCATCAGCAAGCAAACTCGCCCGTGAAGTGGCGCGCCGCCGCACCTTTGCCATCATCTCGCACCCTGACGCCGGTAAGACCACCATGACCGAAAAGCTGCTGCTTTGGGGGCAGGCGATTTTGGTGGCAGGGGAAGTCAAAGGCGGTAAAAATGACCGTCACGCCACGTCTGACTGGATGAGCATCGAGCAAGAGCGCGGCATTTCAATCACTACCTCGGTCATGCAGTTTCCCTATAAAGAGCATATGGTCAACTTGCTTGACACCCCCGGTCACGCCGACTTTAGCGAAGACACTTACCGGACGCTAACGGCGGTCGACAGCGCGCTTATGATGGTCGATGGCGCAAAAGGCGTTGAGGAGCGAACCATCAAGCTGATGGAAGTTTGCCGGATGCGTGACACGCCGATTATCTCGTTTGTGAACAAGCTTGACCGTCAAATCCGCGACCCGTTAGAGCTCCTTGATGAGATTGAAACCGTTTTAAAAATCAAATGTATTCCGCTAACGTGGCCGATTGGCATGGGTCAGGATTTTGTTGGCGTTTATCATTTGACCGAAAACAAGACCTATTTTTATGAAAAAGGTCATGGCAGCGAAATGACGGTGAGTGAAACTCGCGACGGTTACGATTATCCGGACGTTCGCGAGCGCTTAGGGGCGCTGATGTTTGCTGCCTTTGAGGAGTCATTAGAGTTGGTGCAAATGGCGCTTGAAGACTTTGATATTGACGCGTTTTTAAAAGGCGAGATGACGCCGGTGCTGTTTGGAACGGCGCTTGGTAACTTTGGCGTGAATATGGTGCTTGATACCTTGATTAAATACGCGCCGCCGCCAAAAGCCCATGCCACAACCGAGCGCGAAGTTTTGGCATCTGAGCCAAATTTTACCGGCTTTGTATTTAAAATCCAAGCCAACATGGACCCGCGCCACCGCGACCGGATTGCCTTTTTGCGCGTTTGCTCCGGAAAATACGAAAAAGGCATGAAAATGAAGCACGTCCGATTGCAAAAAGACGTCCGAATTGCTGATGCCTTGACCTTTTTGGCAGGCGACCGCGAAGCGCTTGAGGAAGCTTACCCTGGTGATATTATTGGGCTTCACAATCACGGTACGATTTCGATTGGCGACAGCTTTACCGATGGCGAAGAATTAAACTTTATTGGCATTCCACACTTTGCGCCAGAGCTGTTTCGCCGAGTGGTCTTAAAAGACCCGCTCAAATCCAAAGCGCTGCAAAAAGGGCTTCAGCAGTTATCCGAGGAGGGCGCAACCCAAGTCTTTATGCCGCAGATTAATAACGATTTAATCTTAGGCGCAGTTGGGGTGCTCCAATTTGAAGTCGTCGCACACCGCTTAAAAGAAGAGTATAAAGTTCAATGTATCTTTGAGCCGGTATCGATTGCGACGGTGCGCTGGATTCACTGCGATGATGAAGTGGCCCTTGCCAAATTTAAACGCAAAGCCCACGACCAACTGTCCATCGATGGCGGCGGCTATTTGACTTATCTTGCACCCTCCCGCGTGAATTTGCAGCTCATGCAAGAGCGCTATCCTGAAGTGACCTTTAGTAACACCCGCGAGCATTAA
- a CDS encoding FHA domain-containing protein: MTSTNETPVQSADDLALTSTDQTSATWQLSALTEALGDLTLTVTDSLSVGRGSDNDVVLGSKEVSRNHAVLSVLNDKLYVKDLDSSNGTFVNNQRIESNKSKYIKLDDTISFASFTFQVLKVQDIAADIIEPSEILEVDAVLNSHEISQPAPTDATATEALTAAALPATDEHLAAQESTITDAKAEAVEVLISNDDRVNILEVRPAASANNENIKSAQLEDSVPDPLEDIVVDNEPTNEPLATATTNDYDQRIDNVSEVHPASSNSAELENSVPDPLQEDAGSAPARAAETIITETLVNEAPAQDQTIKDDHLAKTSRPVEAEALSSRAPAAPIKAEVPVNEETLISEPVLEKPLIAEPEAAPAPIDNMSQSAQLASDHDKTTTTPLQEEADPDILRAKQAATAQFSGTANLGAPRDVGTEGNNALDQAIDNPANPDAATKKPSGAWFIWVFAAVVIIGIAIWLFNMGGM; this comes from the coding sequence ATGACCTCGACAAATGAAACCCCCGTTCAATCGGCTGATGATTTGGCGCTAACGTCAACTGACCAAACCTCAGCAACTTGGCAGCTTAGCGCACTGACAGAAGCGCTTGGCGATTTGACGTTGACGGTCACGGACAGCTTATCTGTTGGTCGTGGCAGCGACAACGATGTTGTTTTGGGTAGCAAAGAAGTCTCGCGAAATCATGCCGTTTTAAGCGTGCTAAATGATAAGCTTTATGTCAAAGATTTGGACTCCTCAAACGGCACGTTTGTTAATAATCAGCGGATTGAAAGCAATAAATCAAAATACATTAAGCTTGATGACACCATCAGCTTTGCAAGTTTTACCTTTCAAGTCTTAAAAGTTCAGGATATTGCGGCAGATATCATTGAGCCGAGTGAGATTTTGGAGGTTGACGCGGTTTTAAACAGTCATGAAATCAGCCAGCCTGCACCAACCGACGCCACCGCCACCGAAGCGCTTACAGCCGCAGCGCTGCCTGCTACCGATGAGCATTTAGCGGCGCAAGAGTCAACCATCACGGACGCTAAAGCCGAAGCGGTTGAGGTGCTGATCAGCAACGATGATCGCGTTAACATTTTAGAGGTGAGACCAGCGGCAAGTGCTAACAACGAGAATATCAAAAGCGCTCAGCTTGAAGACAGCGTTCCCGACCCATTAGAAGATATTGTGGTGGATAATGAGCCAACAAACGAGCCGTTAGCAACTGCAACAACAAACGATTATGACCAGCGTATTGATAACGTTTCTGAGGTTCATCCGGCATCAAGCAATAGCGCTGAGCTTGAAAACAGTGTTCCTGACCCACTTCAAGAAGACGCGGGGTCGGCTCCCGCCCGTGCCGCTGAAACGATCATAACTGAAACTTTGGTCAATGAAGCCCCTGCTCAAGACCAAACGATTAAAGACGATCATCTCGCAAAAACTTCGAGACCCGTGGAAGCTGAAGCCTTGAGCAGCCGAGCCCCTGCCGCACCTATCAAAGCCGAAGTGCCTGTTAATGAGGAGACACTTATCAGCGAGCCTGTCCTTGAGAAGCCTTTAATTGCTGAGCCTGAAGCCGCACCAGCGCCGATTGACAATATGAGCCAAAGCGCTCAGCTTGCAAGCGATCACGACAAAACGACCACCACGCCGCTGCAAGAAGAAGCTGACCCTGATATTTTACGTGCCAAACAAGCTGCCACGGCTCAATTTTCAGGAACAGCTAATCTAGGCGCGCCTCGCGATGTCGGCACCGAAGGCAACAATGCCCTTGATCAAGCGATTGACAATCCGGCAAACCCTGATGCCGCAACCAAAAAGCCAAGTGGTGCTTGGTTTATTTGGGTATTTGCTGCGGTGGTGATTATTGGTATTGCCATTTGGCTATTTAATATGGGCGGCATGTAA
- a CDS encoding N-6 DNA methylase, whose amino-acid sequence MTTSAKVKAAQKSSSKRQSIEPAIADLANSWLRSYGLGYCLEQESPNANIREALSKYESKGGGVGGNRPDAQLLLKDKDGHFYPVLIEYKGLKGKLEKLNADGQVDNQKADSSPNFKHIKDFAVNGAVHYANALLHYTNHSHIIAIGMTGYKDAQDKIHHDISAYYVARSNLGVGQKIGQFEDLSFLADGHFDDFIEQAKQLDLGQEQLFKAREQKERAIDASLVKLNNDIYRDEKGLGENERVYLVAATIIANLGVKDDDQELVEPLTVTQLDQLRVRDQKTDGQIILERIEQFLDAKAVPTAKKELITRTLANTLLNDNINKIHDREGQSQLRRVFEKIIDDLGIYYKIGLTTDFTGKLFNEMYGWLGFAQDKLNDVVLTPSYVATLLAKLARVHKDSYVWDFATGSAGLLVAAMNEMLADAKATIGSPQLLKQKELSIKANQLLGLEILSSVYMLAILNMILMGDGSSNLLNVDSVNNFAGEYGLGKMDKFPADAFILNPPYSAEGNGMIFVEKAFSLMNKGYASVIIQGSAGSGKAKEINRRILQNNSLIASIKMPVDIFVGKSSVQTYIYVFKVGEAHHSDNTVKFIDFSNDGYTRTARKKASVNLRDTNNAKVRYQEVVELVRFGAKKRHYIGEQDYYEGTIDPLSGSDWNQSAPIDTKPTLADFQKTISDYLAWEVSNLLKQRGEDDALGK is encoded by the coding sequence ATGACGACATCAGCGAAAGTAAAAGCGGCTCAAAAAAGCAGTTCAAAACGGCAGTCTATTGAACCTGCCATTGCTGACCTTGCTAACAGTTGGCTTCGCTCCTATGGTTTGGGATACTGTTTGGAACAAGAAAGCCCAAACGCCAATATTCGCGAGGCGCTGAGCAAATATGAAAGCAAAGGCGGCGGCGTTGGTGGCAATCGTCCTGACGCGCAGTTGCTGCTAAAAGACAAGGACGGTCACTTTTACCCTGTTTTGATTGAGTATAAAGGCTTAAAAGGCAAGCTTGAAAAGCTAAACGCTGACGGTCAAGTGGACAATCAAAAAGCGGATAGCAGTCCGAACTTTAAACACATCAAAGACTTTGCGGTCAATGGCGCGGTGCACTATGCCAATGCCTTACTGCACTATACCAACCACAGTCATATTATTGCCATTGGCATGACGGGCTATAAAGACGCTCAAGATAAGATTCATCACGACATCAGCGCTTACTATGTGGCGCGCTCAAACCTCGGTGTGGGTCAAAAAATCGGTCAGTTTGAGGATTTGTCATTTTTAGCCGATGGTCATTTTGATGATTTTATCGAGCAAGCAAAGCAGCTTGATTTGGGGCAAGAGCAGCTGTTTAAGGCGCGCGAGCAAAAAGAACGGGCGATTGATGCCAGCCTTGTAAAATTAAATAACGATATTTATCGCGATGAAAAGGGCTTGGGTGAAAACGAGCGCGTTTATTTGGTGGCAGCGACCATCATCGCAAACTTAGGGGTCAAAGACGATGACCAAGAGCTGGTTGAGCCGCTGACGGTCACTCAGCTTGACCAGTTGCGCGTCCGTGACCAAAAAACCGATGGTCAGATTATTCTTGAGCGCATTGAGCAGTTTTTAGATGCCAAAGCCGTTCCCACTGCCAAAAAAGAGCTGATAACGCGAACGCTTGCCAATACCTTACTTAATGACAATATCAATAAAATTCACGACCGCGAGGGTCAAAGTCAGCTCAGACGTGTGTTTGAAAAAATCATCGACGACTTGGGCATTTATTACAAGATTGGCTTGACCACTGATTTTACGGGTAAATTGTTCAATGAGATGTACGGTTGGCTTGGCTTTGCTCAAGACAAGCTCAATGATGTGGTGCTGACGCCGTCTTATGTGGCGACGCTGCTTGCTAAACTGGCGCGAGTTCACAAGGACAGCTACGTTTGGGACTTTGCCACCGGTTCGGCAGGGCTTTTGGTGGCGGCGATGAATGAGATGCTGGCGGATGCCAAAGCCACGATAGGCTCACCGCAACTGCTCAAGCAAAAGGAGCTGAGCATCAAAGCCAATCAGCTGTTGGGGCTTGAGATTTTGTCCAGCGTGTATATGTTGGCGATTTTAAACATGATTTTGATGGGCGATGGCAGCTCAAACTTACTCAATGTCGATTCGGTCAATAACTTTGCTGGTGAATACGGCTTGGGCAAAATGGATAAATTCCCTGCCGATGCCTTTATTTTAAATCCGCCGTATTCTGCTGAAGGTAACGGCATGATTTTTGTGGAAAAAGCCTTTAGCTTGATGAATAAAGGCTATGCGTCGGTGATTATCCAAGGTTCGGCAGGGTCAGGAAAGGCAAAAGAAATCAACCGCCGGATTTTGCAAAATAACAGCTTGATTGCCAGTATCAAAATGCCCGTGGACATCTTTGTGGGCAAATCAAGCGTTCAAACTTATATCTATGTGTTTAAAGTCGGTGAGGCGCACCATAGCGACAATACGGTAAAATTTATCGACTTTAGCAATGACGGCTACACCCGAACCGCGCGTAAAAAAGCCAGTGTGAACCTAAGAGACACGAACAATGCCAAAGTGCGCTATCAGGAGGTGGTCGAGTTGGTGCGCTTTGGGGCAAAAAAGCGCCATTATATCGGCGAGCAAGACTACTACGAGGGCACGATAGACCCACTAAGCGGCAGCGACTGGAATCAGTCCGCGCCCATCGATACCAAGCCGACGTTGGCGGACTTTCAAAAGACCATCAGCGACTATCTGGCGTGGGAGGTGAGCAACTTGCTCAAGCAGCGCGGTGAGGACGACGCGCTGGGAAAGTAG
- a CDS encoding RsiV family protein, producing the protein MNAVGLTNNKRSLIAKTLLLAAVGLGVSQSFAASFVTDFEMLDFTLPKDVVKICQDKDNCPVIEVQHLKSNQRWIDTAVNQRVNNLAINHGISDKAPSRATSDQAAKTALNDFSRAQFQDAPTDAPWAYQLSVTPNYIGHVNDIELIRIDSYQFTGGAHGLPYSEHLMFDQKLKRQLKLNDILMTGKKPRFEALAKAAYKKWVSEFYDDIKDYEKSWPFSLTDNVTLTDKGVDIVYQPYAIAPYAAGMPTLSIPYQQLNGILKPQYMVK; encoded by the coding sequence ATGAATGCAGTTGGATTAACCAATAACAAACGAAGCCTGATAGCAAAAACCTTACTTCTTGCGGCAGTAGGGCTTGGGGTAAGTCAAAGTTTTGCTGCAAGCTTTGTCACTGATTTTGAAATGCTGGATTTCACCTTACCAAAAGATGTGGTAAAAATTTGCCAAGATAAGGACAATTGCCCCGTGATTGAGGTTCAGCATTTAAAAAGCAATCAGCGCTGGATTGATACCGCGGTGAACCAGCGCGTGAACAATTTAGCCATTAATCACGGCATCAGCGATAAAGCACCAAGCCGAGCCACCAGCGACCAAGCCGCCAAAACCGCGCTCAATGACTTTAGCCGAGCACAATTTCAAGATGCGCCGACAGACGCGCCTTGGGCGTACCAATTAAGCGTCACCCCCAATTATATCGGTCATGTCAATGATATCGAGCTGATTCGCATTGACAGCTATCAGTTCACCGGCGGCGCTCACGGGCTACCTTACAGCGAGCATTTGATGTTTGATCAAAAGCTGAAGCGCCAACTTAAATTAAATGATATTTTAATGACGGGTAAAAAACCCAGATTTGAAGCCCTTGCCAAAGCCGCTTACAAAAAATGGGTTAGCGAGTTTTATGATGACATCAAAGACTATGAAAAAAGCTGGCCATTTAGCTTAACAGACAATGTCACGTTGACCGATAAAGGCGTTGATATCGTTTATCAGCCTTATGCAATCGCCCCTTACGCCGCCGGAATGCCGACTTTGAGTATCCCGTATCAACAATTAAATGGCATTCTTAAGCCGCAATATATGGTTAAATAA